The genome window GACGACCGTGCCCGCCACCGCCTCCTCGAGGAAGAACGTCGGCTCGAGGAGCGCCGTCGGGTCCGCCGAGGCCGCGCCCTCCCCTCCGCCGCCCGCGCGCCACAGGGGCGTGCCCGGGAAGACGCGCAGCCCGATCATCGCGATCACCGCGGTAGGCTGAAGCGCGTCCATGCGCTCGGTCGACTCCCGCAGCGTCGCCTCGGTCTCGCCAGGGCAGCCGAAGATCAGGTTGTGGCACTGCTTGATCCCGGCCTCGGAGAGCCGCCGCGAGTACTCGATCGCCTCGGCCGCGGTGAAACCCTTGGCGAGCCGCTCGAGCACCGGATCGCTCAGGGAGTCGGTCCCCAGCTCCACGGCGTCGCACCCCGCGCGCTGGAGCAGCGCGGGCAGCTCGGGCAGGTCGCCGCTCGGCACGAAGTAGCCGGTGAACGAGATCTTGAGATCGCGCCGCAGGATCTCCTCGCAGATCGCCGCGGCGTGGGACTCGGGCCGGTTGAACACGGCGTCGACGACGAACACGTGGCCGATGCCGGACGCCCGGATCGCCGCGAGCTCGTCGACGACCGCGCCGGGCTCGACCGCGCGGATGCACTTCCCCTCGAGCAGCGGGTAGGTGCAGTACACACACTCGAGCGCGCAGCCGCGCTTGGTCTGCACGTTCGCGAGCCCGCCGTTCTGGTAGTACCAGGCGGCGTCGAACAGGTCGCGGTCCGGGACGACGAAGGGCGGCGCGAGGCGCGCTGCGGATACGATCCGCGGCAGTTTCTCGCCGCGTGCGATCCGCGCGAGGAGGTCGACCGCGGCCACCTCGCCCTCCCCGACCGCGCCCGCGTCCGCGCCGAGGTACGCGAGGAACGCCTCGGGCATGAGCGAGAACGCCGAGCCGCCGAGGACGAAGGGCGCGCGCGTCTTGTCCCGGACGACCCGCGCGAGCTCGAGGTGATCCTCGAAGTGCCGGCTCGGGCTCGGGAACGCGGCGTTGTCGATGTTCCGGATCGAGAGGAGCACCGCCTCGGGCGCGCCCTCGTCGAGCGCCGTCGCGAGCGCGGCGGCCGGATCGGCGTGCCGGAGCGCGTCGAACCAGCGCACGTCGTGCCCCGCGCGCCGCAGCGCGGTCCCGACCATCGCCGGGCCGAGCGGGTAGACCGGATCCGGCATCCGCGCCCGCGAGCCGCTGACGAGGAGGATACGCATGCCCACTACCCTTTCGCCCCGAGCGCGTCGAGGAGCTTCCGCCTGTCGATCTTGCCGCCCGGGTTCAGCGGGAACGCCGGGACGACGTGCACGGCGCGCGGCACCTTGTGATCCGCGAGCCGCGCCCGGACGAACGCCTTGACGGAGCCGGCGGTCACGACGCCCTCCTCCGCCTCGACGAACGCGACGAGCCGCGACTCGCCGCGCACCTCCTCGACCGCGACCGCCGCGGCGCGGACCTGCGGGCACGCCTCGATCACCGCCCGGATCTCGTCGAGCGACACGCGCCGCCCGCCGATCTTGACGATGTCGTCGGCGCGCCCGTCGAGCACGAACCCCTCGCCCGCGGGCCGCACGAGATCGCCGATGCGGTAGAACCCTCCCGGCGCGGCGGCGGAGCGCGGCACGGACGCCGACCGCACCTCGAGGTGCCCGTCCCCCGACACCCGCCACTCCACGTGCGGCTGCAGGCGCCACGGCCCGTCGTCGCGCCGGTACGCCACGCCCCCGGCCTCGGTCGAGCCGTAGATGTCGGTGACGTCCCGGCCGGTCAGCTCGAGGAGCCGCCGTCGCAGATCGGCCGGCAGCGGCGCGCCCGACGAGCAGAACCGGCACGATTCGGGCAGGGCGAGCGGCCCGCGCTCCTCGAGCAGGCGGACCATCACCCGCAGGATCGCCGGCACCACGGCGACGACGTCGAGGAGCCCCGCCGCCGCGCGGTCGAGGACGATCTTGGGCGAGATCCCGGCCGTCAGATCGCAGAGGCCGCCGCCGCGGATCGGCGTCATGAACGACACGTTGAAGCCGAAGATGTGGCACCAGGGCACGAGCGTCGCGGCCCGCAGCGGCGCCCCGAGCTCCCCCTCGAGGAACCGCCGCTCCACGTCGAGCTGCTCGAAGCTCTTCGGCACGATCGCGGGCTCAC of Pseudomonadota bacterium contains these proteins:
- a CDS encoding cobalamin-dependent protein (Presence of a B(12) (cobalamin)-binding domain implies dependence on cobalamin itself, in one of its several forms, or in some unusual lineages, dependence on a cobalamin-like analog.) translates to MRILLVSGSRARMPDPVYPLGPAMVGTALRRAGHDVRWFDALRHADPAAALATALDEGAPEAVLLSIRNIDNAAFPSPSRHFEDHLELARVVRDKTRAPFVLGGSAFSLMPEAFLAYLGADAGAVGEGEVAAVDLLARIARGEKLPRIVSAARLAPPFVVPDRDLFDAAWYYQNGGLANVQTKRGCALECVYCTYPLLEGKCIRAVEPGAVVDELAAIRASGIGHVFVVDAVFNRPESHAAAICEEILRRDLKISFTGYFVPSGDLPELPALLQRAGCDAVELGTDSLSDPVLERLAKGFTAAEAIEYSRRLSEAGIKQCHNLIFGCPGETEATLRESTERMDALQPTAVIAMIGLRVFPGTPLWRAGGGGEGAASADPTALLEPTFFLEEAVAGTVVETVARLVDERPNWISPGLGRRYNPRYLERLRRRHKGLLWTIYGAGGEGSGTG
- a CDS encoding acyl--CoA ligase, with amino-acid sequence MGKRPRWRTTRRSCTYTSGSTGEPAIVPKSFEQLDVERRFLEGELGAPLRAATLVPWCHIFGFNVSFMTPIRGGGLCDLTAGISPKIVLDRAAAGLLDVVAVVPAILRVMVRLLEERGPLALPESCRFCSSGAPLPADLRRRLLELTGRDVTDIYGSTEAGGVAYRRDDGPWRLQPHVEWRVSGDGHLEVRSASVPRSAAAPGGFYRIGDLVRPAGEGFVLDGRADDIVKIGGRRVSLDEIRAVIEACPQVRAAAVAVEEVRGESRLVAFVEAEEGVVTAGSVKAFVRARLADHKVPRAVHVVPAFPLNPGGKIDRRKLLDALGAKG